CCAACAAGGTGCTGTGGCTCCCGCGTGGAATCTATAACGATGAGACCAATGAGCATGTCGATAATGTATGTGCTTTCGTTGCGCCTTCGGAAGTCGTCCTTGCATGGACTGATAATGAGAATGATCCGCAGTATGAGCTCTCTAAAGCGTGCCTTGAGTATCTCGAAGGTCAGACAGATGCGAAGGGACGAAAGATAAAGGTCCATAAGCTCCCGATCCCCGATGTACCGGTTACGGTAACTGAGGATGATCTTAAGAATCTCGTATTCGAAGAAGGCGAGGATCAAAGAGAGGTCGGCGAGAGGCTCGCGGCAAGTTATGTGAATTTCTATTTTTCCAATAACGCGATACTGCTTCCACAGTTCGGCGGAGAGAACGAAGAGAGTGACAGACGTGCCGTAAGTATAATGGAGAGTATAGCGGGTAAGCGTAAGGTCGTCCCGATCTATGCAAGAGACATCCTTACGGGCGGAGGAAATATCCATTGCATAACACAGCAGATCCCAAAGACAATATAGAGGTGATAGAGATGAGTAAAGTTAAAGTAGCCGCAGTTCAGATGAGCTGCTCCACTATCGTTGAAGAGAACATTAAGAAGGCCGATGATTTCGTACGAAAGGCTGCTGCCGAAGGTGCAAAGATCATCCTGCTTCCCGAGCTCTTTGAGAGACAGTATTTCTGTCAGGAAAGAAGATACGATTACTATTCATTTGCCAAGAGCGTAGAGGAGAATGATGCTGTCTGCCACTTCAGGAAAGTTGCCAAGGAACTGGGCGTCATAATCCCCGTAAGCTTTTATGAGAAGGATGTGAATGTCCTTTATAACTCCGTTGCCGTGATCGACGATAAGGGCGAGGTAATGGGCATATACAGAAAGACGCATATCCCGGACGATCACTTCTATCAGGAGAAGTTCTACTTTACTCCTGGCGATACGGGCTTTGAAGTATTCGAGACAAAGTACGGAAATATCGGTATCGGCATCTGCTGGGATCAGTGGTTCCCCGAGACTGCCAGGAGCCTTGCACTCCTTGGCGCGGATATCATCCTTTATCCTACTGCTATAGGTAAGGAGCCCATCCTGGAAGTCGACAGTATGGAGCACTGGAGAAGAACGATGCAGGGCCACTCGGCTGCCAATATAATCCCCGTAGTTGCCGCTAACAGGATAGGGCTTGAAAAGGTTACTCCCTGCAAGGAGAACAATAACCAGGAGAGCGATCTGCTGTTCTACGGAAGCAGCTTCATGACAGATCAGTGGGGCGCCGTGATAACATCTGCCTCCAGAGATAAGGAAGGCATTCTTGTAAGTGAATACGACTTCGAGCAGAATAAGGAAGACAGGCTTTCCTGGGGAGTCTTCAGAGACAGGAGACCCGAGTATTACGGCCTTATATCGGGAGAATGCTGACTTACAGGTTAACGATTCCTATTGTACGCAATATCTGAAATATGTATAATCTCTTCTAACGGAATTAGGGAAGAGGTAATTGAATATGAAAAGATTTATTGCGTCAGCGATGCTGATTGTGATGTGTTTTTCCTGCCTGGGACTTACGGGATGCAGTTATTTCATCAGAGGTTTTATGGAAGCTGCAGAGCAGGGTCAAAAGCACGAACCCGTGATCGGTACTGATCCCGATACGGGACTTCCGCTCTACTACACCATCTATGATAACGGCTGTGAAAAGCAGATCAGACGCCAGGAAGGTAACACCTGCTGGGCATATGCATGCGCTTCTGCAATGGAGTATTCATGGCAGTATATGAATGGCGAGAGTCTTACCATCGATGCGCTCGATCTTGCAGAGACAGCTTATGATCCCGACAGGGATGAAGGTCTCTTTATTCCTGAAGGTGAAGACCCCAGAAACTATGCAGGCAATGTATATGTTGTCCGAAATGAGATCGCGAGCCAGGGGTATAACGGGCTCGATCTTATCGAATCATCCACTTACGACGAAGCTGAGATAATTGATATCAAGAATGCGCTTCTTGAATATGGTGCGCTCGCAGTCGGCGTCAATGATTACGGTACTAAGTATAGAGAAGTAAACGGTACTACCACATATCTCGGTAATATCTATTGTGATGTTACTCATATGTGTGTTGTTGTCGGATGGGATGACAGCTTCCCTAAGGAGGACTTCTGCGAAGAAGCAACTCAGGACGGAGCGTGGCTCGTGCAGAATAGTTACGATACCGGATGGGGCGACGAAGGATGCTTCTGGGTATCTTACGATACGCCCTTTAAGGAGATATCTTCTTTCGTATTGAGCGATGAGTATTCTCAGGTGTTGAGCTACGACCGCGGAAGCTTTTATATGTATAGCGGATTCGAGTGCCCTACGGTCGCTAATGTATTCCATGAGCCCGGTACTCTTTCGGCTGTCGGAACATACACGGAAGAGGATGATTCGACGATTGTCATCGAGATCTGGGATGCCGAATTAACAGAGGTCATCTATTCTCAGACAGTAGAGGTTCCTTTCAAGGGATACCATGTCTTCGAGCTCGATGAGCCAATAGATGTTACGGATTATGCTATCGCCATTACATATAGCGGCTATGTACCGATCGAAGGTCCCGAGAATGATGTAGGACTCGGTAACGTTGTTCCTACCTGTTCCGAAGGACAGTCTTTTGTTAATATCAATGGTGAATGGTGTGATATGTCAGATAACATGACCAAGCGCAGACTGAGACTCTCTGTCGTACCGAATAACTGCTGTATTCATGCACTTTATGCTTGATGTGTGAGGGAATATCAGAGCTCATACCCGTGTGTGCCTGACGGCAGTCCTGATAAGAAACGCGATAAGATATTCAATAAGAAGGATAGAAGTGACGAGCAGGAAAAGACCCGCCACGTAGTACTTTGCGGAAAAGATATCGTAGATAAATGACAGCGGTGAGTCATCGGAAGGGATCTGCAGGAACATATAGTTAACGCCGAG
The window above is part of the Ruminococcaceae bacterium KH2T8 genome. Proteins encoded here:
- a CDS encoding N-carbamoylputrescine amidase, encoding MSKVKVAAVQMSCSTIVEENIKKADDFVRKAAAEGAKIILLPELFERQYFCQERRYDYYSFAKSVEENDAVCHFRKVAKELGVIIPVSFYEKDVNVLYNSVAVIDDKGEVMGIYRKTHIPDDHFYQEKFYFTPGDTGFEVFETKYGNIGIGICWDQWFPETARSLALLGADIILYPTAIGKEPILEVDSMEHWRRTMQGHSAANIIPVVAANRIGLEKVTPCKENNNQESDLLFYGSSFMTDQWGAVITSASRDKEGILVSEYDFEQNKEDRLSWGVFRDRRPEYYGLISGEC
- a CDS encoding Cysteine protease, C1A family translates to MKRFIASAMLIVMCFSCLGLTGCSYFIRGFMEAAEQGQKHEPVIGTDPDTGLPLYYTIYDNGCEKQIRRQEGNTCWAYACASAMEYSWQYMNGESLTIDALDLAETAYDPDRDEGLFIPEGEDPRNYAGNVYVVRNEIASQGYNGLDLIESSTYDEAEIIDIKNALLEYGALAVGVNDYGTKYREVNGTTTYLGNIYCDVTHMCVVVGWDDSFPKEDFCEEATQDGAWLVQNSYDTGWGDEGCFWVSYDTPFKEISSFVLSDEYSQVLSYDRGSFYMYSGFECPTVANVFHEPGTLSAVGTYTEEDDSTIVIEIWDAELTEVIYSQTVEVPFKGYHVFELDEPIDVTDYAIAITYSGYVPIEGPENDVGLGNVVPTCSEGQSFVNINGEWCDMSDNMTKRRLRLSVVPNNCCIHALYA